A window from Culex pipiens pallens isolate TS chromosome 3, TS_CPP_V2, whole genome shotgun sequence encodes these proteins:
- the LOC120413268 gene encoding WD repeat domain phosphoinositide-interacting protein 2 — MSLSSRADIDAGGFFVNFNQDCSSLAVGSKAGYSLFSLNAVDASLDQIYNSYGEEICLVERLFSSSLVAVVSLNAPRKLKVCHFKKGTEICNYSYSNTILAVKLNRSRLVVCLEESLYIHNIRDMKVVHTIRDTPPNTTGLCALASDSDHCYLAYPGSATVGEVQIFDAVNLHAKTMIPAHDSPLAAIAFSQMGTEVATASEKGTVIRVFSVNDGSKLFEFRRGVKRCVSIASLAFSICSKYLCCSSNTETVHIFKLERTSPESGNDTEGGKNDHWMGYISKAVSSYLPLALPSQVTDVFTQGRAFASAVLPVAGLRHSCVITTIQKALRLLVASQDGYLYVYQLPLEGGECQLIKKHDLRIVEPMNTTRPESLPIGVPTVSAPGGGASYAAALKGASGASNASGSLGSAAIDHQEEQQQQQQQ; from the exons ATGAGTCTCTCGTCGCGGGCCGACATTGACGCGGGTGGATTCTTCGTCAACTTTAACCAGGATTGCTC ATCGTTGGCCGTCGGTTCCAAGGCCGGGTACAGTTTGTTCTCGCTGAACGCGGTTGACGCGAGCTTGGACCAGATCTACAACAGCTATGGCGAGGAGATTTGCCTGGTGGAGCGACTGTTTAGCAGTTCGCTGGTGGCGGTCGTGTCGTTGAACGCGCCGCGCAAGCTCAAAGTGTGCCACTTCAAGAAGGGAACGGAGATTTGCAACTACTCGTACTCGAACACGATCCTGGCGGTGAAGTTGAACCGATCGCGGCTGGTGGTTTGCCTGGAGGAGAGTCTGTACATTCACAACATCCGGGACATGAAGGTGGTGCACACGATCCGGGACACGCCGCCGAATACGACGGGACTGTGCGCGCTCGCGTCGGACTCGGACCATTGCTATCTGGCCTATCCGGGCAGTGCGACCGTTGGGGAGGTGCAGATCTTCGATGCCGTCAACCTGCATGCCAAGACGATGATTCCGGCGCACGATTCTCCGCTGGCGGCGATTGCGTTCAGCCAGATGGGCACGGAGGTGGCGACGGCCAGCGAGAAGGGCACGGTGATCCGGGTGTTTTCGGTGAACGATGGGTCGAAGCTGTTTGAGTTCCGCCGGGGCGTGAAACGGTGCGTGTCGATTGCGTCGCTCGCGTTCAGCATCTGCTCCAAGTATCTGTGCTGCAGCTCGAACACCGAAACCGTGCACATCTTCAAGCTGGAGCGCACCTCGCCGGAGAGCGGAAACGATACGGAGGGCGGCAAGAACGACCACTGGATGGGCTACATCAGCAAGGCCGTGTCGAGCTACTTGCCGCTGGCGTTGCCCTCGCAGGTCACGGACGTTTTCACCCAGGGCCGGGCGTTCGCTTCGGCCGTGTTGCCCGTGGCCGGACTGAGACATTCCTGCGTGATTACCACGATCCAGAAGGCGTTGAG ACTGCTGGTGGCGTCCCAGGATGGCTATCTGTACGTGTACCAGCTGCCCCTGGAGGGTGGCGAGTGTCAACTTATCAAAAAGCATGATCTCCGAATCGTGGAACCGATGAACACCACGCGACCCG AATCTCTTCCGATTGGTGTGCCGACGGTTTCGGCGCCGGGCGGTGGGGCCAGCTATGCTGCGGCCCTCAAGGGTGCCAGCGGGGCTTCCAACGCGAGTGGTTCCCTCGGCAGCGCGGCCATCGACCACCAggaagagcagcagcagcagcagcagcaatag
- the LOC120413199 gene encoding SWI/SNF-related matrix-associated actin-dependent regulator of chromatin subfamily E member 1 gives MALPNNYKQHVPVSTPTTQRLRPSGSGSGDSRSNKPDNSSPFMHSPHGNPAFTPQKLGKTATTAEAKQLKPPKAPEKPLMPYMRYSRKVWDSIKASNSDLKLWEVGKIIGQQWRDLPESDKEEFITEYEAEKLEYEKNLKAYHASPAYLAYLTAKNKQKPGGDGDGHENSRSSSKGGGGQQDRRIDIQPAEDEEDQDDGYSFKHVAYARFSRNHRLINEIFSDAVVPDVRSVVTTQRMHVLKRQVQSLAMHQMKLQHELQLIEEKFDTRKRKFVESSEQFQDELKKHCKPAVDDETFQKMVDRQYEMMKRERLRTVEEQQKPLAKPEDIAGGDSTAPTTPGAVSATPDEPVKAPVAQEVKQVEKETAKAGDEAGKPAQKLEEPSKEKPAENKPAEQTPTPPAPVAGPTPPEPYRAPTPQAQALPAVAPEQKPDHQPAPIPSAAPTPPPPTHAHPVGPPPPSTSLPPTSIPSSVAGPAPTSAYPQPTPPQQQHGGPDAHGPPPNVTVPPQHHQQQGHPPPPPGHHMPPHMQPHPGMPSPHSGYPGYPHAGPPRPYYLPSGYGAHPQSYGQYGHYPYHQQYAPPPPPGQYMPGPPRPGGHMGHYDPHGHGGGAGDGGHHPHSPYGPGPAPGGAPPPSAGGPVPQQPPQQQAVPSAEPETPEKPEKPEKTPAKKKKSSKKDAEKKAAAAAAAAAHDD, from the exons ATGGCGCTCCCGAACAACTACAAACAGCACGTCCCGGTTTCGACGCCCACGACCCAGCGCCTGCGTCCGTCGGGTTCGGGTTCGGGCGACAGCCGCAGCAACAAGCCGGACAATTCGAGCCCGTTCATGCACAGTCCGCACGGCAATCCGGCCTTTACGCCGCAAAAGCTGGGCAAAACGGCGACCACGGCCGAGGCCAAGCAGCTGAAGCCTCCGAAGGCACCGGAAAAGCCGCTGATGCCGTACATGAGGTACTCTCGGAAAGTGTGGGACTCGATCAAGGCGTCGAACTCGGACCTGAAGCTGTGGGAGGTGGGCAAGATTATTGGCCAGCAGTGGCGCGATTTGCCCGAGAGTGACAAG gaggaGTTCATCACGGAGTACGAGGCGGAAAAGCTCGAGTACGAGAAGAATTTGAAGGCGTATCACGCATCTCCTGCGTATTTGGCTTATTTGACTGCGAAGAACAAGCAGAAACCGGGTGGAGACGGTGATGGGCACGAGAATTCGCGGTCTAGCTCGAAGGGTGGTGGTGGCCAGCAGGATCGTCGTATCGACATCCAACCGGCGGAGGACGAGGAAGATCAGGACGATGGCTATTCGTTCAAGCACGTTGCGTACGCAAGATTCTCGCGCAATCATCGTCTGATCAACGAGATCTTTTCCGATGCCGTCGTGCCGGATGTCCGCTCGGTGGTGACCACCCAGCGCATGCACGTCCTGAAGCGGCAGGTTCAATCGCTGGCCATGCACCAGATGAAGCTGCAGCACGAGTTGCAACTGATTGAGGAAAAGTTCGACACCAGAAAGCGCAAGTTTGTCGAATCGAGCGAGCAGTTCCAGGACGAGCTGAAGAAGCACTGCAAGCCAGCTGTTGACGATGAAACCTTCCAGAAGATGGTCGATCGTCAGTACGAGATGATGAAGCGTGAGCGACTGCGCACTGTCGAGGAACAGCAGAAACCTCTGGCCAAACCGGAGGATATCGCTGGGGGAGACAGCACGGCACCGACTACTCCCGGAGCAGTCAGCGCCACACCGGACGAACCGGTCAAAGCTCCAGTTGCTCAGGAAGTAAAGCAGGTTGAAAAGGAAACTGCAAAGGCTGGAGACGAGGCTGGCAAACCAGCTCAGAAATTGGAAGAACCTTCCAAGGAGAAACCCGCGGAGAATAAACCGGCAGAGCAGACTCCAACACCGCCAGCGCCAGTTGCTGGACCAACTCCGCCAGAACCATACCGTGCTCCAACTCCGCAAGCCCAAGCTCTACCGGCCGTTGCTCCAGAACAAAAACCAGACCACCAACCAGCACCGATTCCGTCGGCAGCTCCAACTCCGCCACCACCAACCCATGCTCACCCGGTCGGTCCTCCACCGCCATCGACCTCGCTTCCTCCGACTTCCATCCCATCCTCGGTCGCAGGACCGGCCCCAACATCGGCCTATCCGCAGCCAACCCCACCGCAGCAGCAACACGGTGGCCCCGATGCCCACGGTCCTCCCCCGAACGTGACGGTACCACCGCAGCACCATCAACAGCAGGGACATCCGCCGCCTCCACCCGGCCATCACATGCCGCCGCACATGCAGCCCCACCCGGGAATGCCATCGCCCCACTCCGGCTACCCCGGATATCCGCACGCCGGTCCACCACGTCCCTACTATCTCCCCAGCGGGTACGGAGCCCATCCGCAGAGCTACGGCCAGTACGGCCACTATCCGTACCATCAGCAGTACGCTCCACCGCCACCACCTGGCCAGTACATGCCGGGTCCGCCCCGTCCCGGTGGCCACATGGGACACTACGATCCCCACGGCCACGGTGGCGGTGCCGGTGACGGAGGTCATCATCCCCACTCGCCGTACGGTCCGGGACCGGCCCCAGGAGGCGCCCCGCCACCGTCCGCCGGTGGGCCTGTTCCGCAGCAGCCGCCACAGCAGCAGGCTGTCCCTTCGGCCGAGCCGGAAACGCCCGAAAAACCGGAGAAGCCGGAAAAGACCCCGGCCAAGAAGAAAAAGTCCAGCAAGAAGGACGCCGAAAAGAAGGCagctgcggcggcggcggcggccgctCATGACGATTGA
- the LOC120413243 gene encoding dnaJ homolog subfamily A member 3, mitochondrial: MIDKFKLGSGLIRIIRGAGAVQPPPAKPKFKYIAPSRNPSAAQRLAEQPSAVAKDYYSVLGVTRSASFREIKQAYYSLAKEFHPDLRRSSWEDGDGEADSHGTVDEAKFKEITEAYEALMAEQKKGDSVVALNPELYRNVSQERRKSIATSWNAINELNYEDVVLSISFKEAAEGGRREIKLPLGAKCDKCSAWGSFPPLDSDGYCKVCHGTGRQTLQTESGTLSMTCKFCKGARVAPQKQICPKCQGKGITLKPHPLMINIPKNAKQNEVIKVRIPNHHRSINIILNIQDVHHFARSGLNVHTTEEISITQAILGANIPIKGINGTFNVHVPPGTQPDAEIRVPGKGIWDISTQERGQHILKLRVRIPSKLSTRQRHLLKELDATLRKQDHLPSSR, translated from the coding sequence ATGATTGACAAGTTCAAGCTCGGTTCCGGCCTGATACGAATCATCCGCGGAGCGGGCGCTGTTCAACCGCCTCCCGCCAAGCCCAAATTCAAGTACATTGCACCGTCGCGAAATCCGTCCGCCGCCCAACGGCTGGCGGAACAACCCTCGGCCGTAGCCAAGGATTACTACAGCGTGCTAGGAGTCACGCGATCCGCGAGTTTTCGGGAGATTAAGCAAGCCTACTACTCGCTGGCCAAGGAGTTCCATCCGGACTTGAGACGGTCTTCGTGGGAGGACGGAGATGGCGAAGCAGACAGTCATGGGACGGTGGACGAGGCCAAATTCAAAGAGATTACCGAGGCTTACGAGGCGTTGATGGCCGAGCAGAAGAAGGGGGACAGCGTGGTGGCGCTGAATCCAGAACTGTACCGGAATGTTTCCCAGGAGCGAAGGAAGTCGATCGCAACAAGTTGGAACGCGATCAACGAGCTGAACTACGAGGACGTGGTGTTGAGCATTTCGTTCAAGGAAGCGGCCGAAGGAGGTCGTCGCGAGATCAAACTTCCCCTGGGGGCCAAGTGCGACAAGTGTTCCGCCTGGGGCAGTTTCCCACCGCTAGATTCCGACGGTTATTGCAAAGTCTGCCACGGAACCGGTCGTCAAACGTTGCAAACCGAAAGCGGAACCCTCTCGATGACCTGCAAGTTCTGCAAAGGCGCCCGCGTGGCCCCTCAAAAGCAAATCTGTCCCAAGTGCCAAGGCAAAGGAATCACGCTCAAACCACACCCGCTGATGATCAACATCCCGAAGAACGCCAAACAAAACGAAGTCATCAAAGTCCGCATCCCGAACCACCATCGATCCATCAACATCATCCTCAACATCCAGGACGTGCACCACTTCGCCCGGTCAGGCCTCAACGTCCACACCACAGAAGAAATCTCCATCACCCAGGCCATCCTCGGCGCAAACATCCCCATCAAAGGCATCAACGGCACCTTCAACGTGCACGTTCCCCCCGGAACCCAACCGGACGCCGAAATCCGCGTCCCCGGCAAGGGCATCTGGGACATCTCCACCCAGGAACGGGGTCAGCACATTCTCAAACTGCGCGTCCGAATCCCGTCCAAGCTGTCAACGCGCCAGCGACACCTGCTCAAGGAACTGGACGCCACACTCCGCAAGCAGGACCACTTACCGTCTTCACGTTGA